From the Paludibacterium paludis genome, one window contains:
- the istA gene encoding IS21 family transposase, with product MLTQEQVVEIQILIRQGKSIREITRMLGVSRNTVRRHLREANSHRYKERPPRPSKLDPFIGYLRRRIREAHPQWLPTTVLMREIEPLGYSGSLSLLKQFYLPLRPTRSQDADPVVRFETEPGQQMQADFVVFRRGASPLSAFVATLGYSRLSFVRFVDSEDFESVQECLLAACHYFHGVPRQALFDNMKTVVLERDAYGPGQHRFHPGLLSLAKTLGFVPKLCRPYRAKTKGKVERFNRYLRESFYNPLASRLKGAGLRVDVATANREVERWLAEVANVRLHATLKERPLDRWRHELDALQALPPRNTTPPAAALARGMPFESLQHPLSVYAALLGEAA from the coding sequence ATGTTGACCCAGGAGCAAGTAGTGGAAATCCAGATTTTGATCCGCCAAGGGAAGAGCATTCGGGAGATCACCCGAATGCTCGGCGTGTCGCGCAATACCGTTCGACGCCATCTGCGGGAAGCCAACAGCCACCGTTATAAAGAACGCCCGCCACGTCCGAGCAAGCTCGATCCATTTATCGGCTATCTGCGGCGCCGTATCCGCGAGGCGCATCCGCAATGGTTGCCGACCACGGTGTTGATGCGGGAGATTGAGCCGCTGGGGTACTCCGGCAGTCTGTCGTTGCTGAAGCAGTTTTACCTGCCCTTGAGACCGACGCGGTCACAAGACGCCGACCCGGTGGTGCGCTTCGAGACCGAGCCAGGCCAGCAGATGCAAGCCGATTTCGTGGTGTTCCGGCGCGGCGCCTCGCCATTGTCCGCATTCGTGGCCACATTGGGTTACAGCCGCTTGTCCTTTGTCCGCTTTGTCGACAGCGAAGACTTCGAATCGGTGCAGGAGTGCCTGTTGGCTGCCTGCCACTACTTTCACGGCGTCCCCCGTCAGGCCCTCTTCGACAACATGAAGACAGTGGTTCTGGAGCGCGATGCCTATGGGCCCGGGCAACATCGTTTCCATCCTGGGCTGCTGTCGCTGGCGAAGACGCTGGGCTTTGTGCCCAAGTTGTGCCGCCCCTATCGGGCCAAAACGAAAGGCAAGGTGGAGCGCTTCAACCGCTACTTGCGGGAAAGTTTCTACAACCCTCTGGCGAGCCGGCTCAAAGGTGCCGGCCTGCGCGTGGATGTGGCCACCGCCAACCGCGAGGTGGAGCGATGGCTGGCGGAAGTGGCCAATGTCCGCCTGCATGCCACGCTAAAAGAGCGGCCGCTTGACCGTTGGCGACACGAGCTCGATGCCTTACAGGCGTTGCCGCCCCGGAACACGACCCCGCCGGCCGCGGCCCTGGCTCGCGGCATGCCGTTTGAGTCGCTCCAGCACCCGCTATCGGTGTATGCCGCCTTGCTGGGAGAGGCCGCATGA
- the istA gene encoding IS21 family transposase translates to METIGKIRRRHLVGNESISAVARSLNLSRNTVKKYLKTTTAPQYQRQPRRPRLGAFMDTLNAWLEHDSHLPKAQRRTARRLFECLQAEGYRGAYDSIQRHVKAWKASKPGTLTPKQAFVPLLFAPGEICQFDWSYEQVVLGGITQTIKLAHFRLAYSRQPFVIAYPRETQEMVLDAHVQAFAFLGGAPRKVIYDNLKTVVDAIFTWICPRITGHRPTLKLMKPPGVETLVEIGISTRCAGETCCNAQ, encoded by the coding sequence ATGGAAACCATCGGCAAGATCCGCCGCCGCCACCTGGTGGGCAACGAGAGCATCAGCGCTGTTGCCCGCTCCCTCAACCTCTCCCGCAACACCGTCAAGAAATACCTCAAGACCACCACCGCCCCGCAATATCAGCGCCAACCCCGCCGCCCCAGGCTCGGCGCCTTCATGGACACGCTGAACGCCTGGCTTGAGCACGATAGCCATCTGCCCAAGGCACAGCGGCGTACCGCCCGTCGTCTGTTCGAATGCCTGCAGGCCGAGGGGTACCGGGGCGCCTACGACAGCATTCAGCGCCACGTCAAAGCCTGGAAGGCCTCCAAGCCCGGCACCCTCACGCCGAAGCAGGCCTTCGTCCCGCTGCTCTTCGCGCCGGGCGAGATCTGCCAATTCGACTGGAGCTACGAACAGGTGGTACTCGGCGGCATTACCCAGACCATCAAGCTGGCGCACTTCCGATTGGCCTATAGTCGCCAGCCTTTCGTCATCGCCTATCCGCGCGAAACCCAGGAAATGGTGCTGGATGCCCACGTCCAGGCTTTCGCCTTCTTAGGCGGCGCGCCACGCAAGGTGATCTACGACAACCTCAAGACGGTGGTGGACGCCATCTTTACTTGGATTTGCCCCCGTATCACAGGACACCGACCAACGCTTAAGTTGATGAAACCGCCAGGCGTCGAAACTCTCGTGGAGATCGGTATTTCAACGCGCTGTGCGGGTGAAACTTGTTGTAATGCTCAATAG